One window of the Acetonema longum DSM 6540 genome contains the following:
- the prfB gene encoding peptide chain release factor 2 (programmed frameshift), whose amino-acid sequence MLLEDLHREIVSLGEKLDEVRASLDLTGKEEQIAYLENKIQAPGFWDEPVGAQKVMQELTGLKDTAADYYAMRRRYEDMETLWRLGMDEKDESVYSDVTEAMQQLQAEIEHLELTLMLSGEYDANNAIVTLHAGAGGTEAQDWAQMLLRMYVRWAEKQGFTVDTLDFLAGDEAGVKSATLLISGRNAYGYLRSEKGVHRLVRISPFDASGRRHTSFAAVDIMPEIDENVEIAINPADLKVDTYRASGAGGQHINKTDSAVRMTHIPTGIIVQCQNERSQIQNREQCMKLLRARLFELEQRKQAEKKAEIGGEYQAIEWGSQIRSYVFHPYSLAKDHRTNCETGNIQAVMDGELEAFIEAYLKGLKTGARE is encoded by the exons TTGTTATTGGAAGATTTGCATCGGGAGATCGTAAGTTTGGGCGAAAAGTTAGACGAAGTGAGGGCTTCTCTT GACCTGACTGGCAAAGAGGAGCAAATCGCCTATTTGGAAAATAAGATTCAGGCGCCGGGTTTTTGGGATGAGCCGGTTGGGGCCCAGAAAGTTATGCAGGAACTGACTGGCCTGAAAGACACGGCAGCCGATTACTACGCCATGCGCCGGCGCTACGAGGATATGGAGACCCTCTGGCGGCTGGGTATGGATGAAAAAGATGAGAGTGTCTATTCGGATGTGACCGAAGCCATGCAGCAGCTGCAGGCTGAGATTGAGCATCTGGAACTGACCCTGATGCTGTCGGGGGAATATGACGCCAACAACGCCATTGTGACCCTTCATGCCGGGGCCGGCGGCACTGAGGCCCAGGACTGGGCTCAGATGCTGCTCAGGATGTATGTCCGCTGGGCGGAAAAACAGGGTTTCACCGTGGATACACTGGATTTTCTGGCGGGAGACGAGGCTGGCGTCAAAAGCGCCACTCTCTTGATTTCCGGTCGCAACGCCTATGGCTACCTGCGCTCGGAAAAGGGCGTGCACCGGCTGGTGCGGATCTCTCCTTTTGACGCTTCCGGGCGGCGGCATACTTCCTTCGCCGCCGTGGACATCATGCCGGAAATCGACGAGAATGTGGAGATCGCCATCAATCCGGCGGACCTGAAGGTAGATACCTACCGGGCCAGCGGCGCCGGCGGACAGCATATCAATAAGACCGATTCAGCGGTGCGCATGACCCACATTCCTACCGGGATCATCGTCCAGTGCCAAAATGAACGCTCCCAGATCCAAAACAGGGAACAGTGCATGAAGCTGCTGCGGGCCAGATTATTTGAACTGGAACAGCGGAAGCAGGCCGAGAAGAAAGCAGAAATCGGCGGAGAATACCAGGCCATTGAGTGGGGCAGCCAGATCCGTTCCTATGTGTTCCATCCCTACAGCTTGGCGAAAGACCACCGTACCAATTGCGAGACCGGCAATATCCAGGCGGTTATGGACGGGGAACTGGAGGCCTTCATTGAGGCGTATTTGAAAGGGCTAAAAACCGGCGCCCGCGAATAG
- a CDS encoding DUF2993 domain-containing protein, with amino-acid sequence MGKRLLAGLLLIALFLGTMTLWLPAVVSQTVAQGMKGILHSEQAAAQVTKEPAFLMLKGQFDSVQIQARDARMDKVAFSEIQARLEGLQLDVGDLLKRRAVVIRSLSKASITAALSEAELARHLNQAVKGVRGATVKVSKGKVEVAGSFSLGSLARMTVALEGKVVADRDTIKFVTEKFLLNNASLGNIGGSVLTEIPIMNSKAFPFGVTVREVVMEEGRVLVYADNEAK; translated from the coding sequence ATGGGAAAACGCTTACTGGCGGGATTGCTTTTGATCGCTTTGTTCCTGGGGACAATGACTCTGTGGCTGCCCGCTGTGGTGTCCCAGACGGTGGCTCAGGGCATGAAAGGGATATTACACAGTGAGCAGGCGGCGGCTCAGGTGACCAAGGAGCCGGCCTTTCTCATGCTCAAGGGCCAGTTTGATTCGGTGCAGATTCAAGCCCGGGACGCCCGGATGGACAAAGTGGCTTTCAGCGAGATTCAGGCCAGGCTGGAAGGCCTCCAGCTGGATGTGGGCGATCTCTTAAAACGCCGGGCCGTTGTCATCCGCTCCCTGAGTAAGGCCAGTATTACCGCTGCCCTGTCAGAAGCCGAGCTGGCCCGCCATTTAAACCAGGCGGTGAAAGGGGTCCGGGGCGCCACCGTGAAAGTGAGCAAGGGCAAGGTGGAAGTAGCCGGCTCTTTCAGCCTGGGGAGTTTGGCCCGTATGACTGTGGCTCTGGAGGGTAAAGTCGTGGCTGACCGCGATACCATCAAATTTGTCACCGAGAAATTCCTGCTGAATAATGCCAGTCTCGGCAACATCGGCGGTTCGGTGCTGACTGAGATTCCGATCATGAACAGCAAAGCCTTTCCTTTTGGCGTTACGGTACGTGAAGTCGTAATGGAAGAGGGCAGGGTTCTTGTCTATGCCGATAACGAAGCAAAGTAA